CTAATTGATTTATGAGCACATAAATTTTTATGCTTGGATATCTTTCATATGTTTAAACTTTAACATTTGGACTAGTGGAGACAGTGAAAGTTTTTGTCTGTTTATTGCATtgaaaattgaatcaaattttgaCTTAACCAGGCAGTGATCTTGCAACCACTTGGAGACAAAGGGATTGCGGTAATTGGCGGTGACACAATCAGGGGCTTCACTACATCTGATCAGGTATCCACTGCATCTCTAAATTTCTTCTCTATCTGTTTTATACGAACAGATGGCCAATGCTCATCTGTGCTTTAGTGACGTATATATCTGGAACATTAACACGGCCTTGAAATACAATTTTTTCTCACCTgtgattatatatatttatttggcAGAAGATGCCTCGTGTGTGTTTGAGATATATTTGCATGAACTTGAAGTCTATATTTcgcttcaatttttatttttttttgggtggagcGCGGTTTGTAGTATCTGTTTGTGGAACTCTTCTGTTTATCTCCATATAATATCTTTGGTTGAAGTATTAGACCGGCCTTTCCCTGGATTAAATTACCTTGGGTCAGGTGAACCAGCATTCAAGGGTTTGCCCAGGCAAACTTTGTTGTCTGATTTCATCTTCTTTACCTGCTCATCCTTTTCTTTGACACCCATATTAATAATAACTGGATCTAACTGTTCGTAATGTTAATACATGCGGGTAGAGAGTGCCCTGGAGTTTGTATTTGTGTTGTTGCTTTGGGACCAAAGGACTCTCTCAGTTTTTACCTTTTTAAAGCATATATAGACATAATAATGTAATGGTCTTAGTTCTGCACTCTGATTATACTTTGCTGCTTTCAGACATGGATAACATATATCGGAGAGAAGCTGGATGCGGCACTTGCAAAATATGTAAATGACAGCGCACTACTTAAGCAGGAAAGATTTTGACTCTCACACCAATAAATGGTGTACTTGGGTATGCAATGTTGGTTTTTGGTTGATCTTGGTAAGATTCTTTCTGAAATTGAGACTGAAGTTTAACAACCGTTTTCATTGAATGAAGTTCAAACATATAAGAAGTCCACTTTGCATCGAACCTTAATGTGGGTAAGTGAAGATTTGATATAACAGTTGGTTGCGTTTATATAATAGAAGAAAAGTCTCTTCGAATTTTGGGCACTAATGACTGATCTATATTAATGTCACAAATTCTGGTTATTGACTGTTTTCGGTGCTGAATTACCACATCCGGTGACAAAATTTTACTAAGACAAGCAAGAGAGACTTCAAATATAATGTCAAAATAGAGGCCGCCACTGCTTCATCGTTTAATTAGTTAAAGCATAAAATTTCAACTTGTACTTTTTTTATGCTAGTTAGTAGTTACTTCTGATTCTCTTCTTATCAATATATCACTGGCACGAAGAAAATGTCACCCTTGCTTGTCAATTCTGTCCTCATCTAGCCTCGTTGTCAAAGGTTAGGTTCATATCATCATCCTCCTTTTTTATGGAAAGTCCATGCTCGTATTAGTGTCTCTAGGCTTTAGATCCACTTGCCAATATACCGTAAAACCTTTATTTGAAGATTAGGCATCTCTTTTCTCGCGGTAGGTACCACCTTCCCCAGTTGCCTTGAATGAAACATTGAAATTTATGAGTTTtgtcttcagactgaaagttCCTTACTTTTTTGTCTGTCAAAACTTGATTGGGTGGTGTAATTGTCATCGAGTGTACCCATCATTGTATTTTAATGTCATGATTCCCTTTGCAAATTGGACTGAGCAATCCCCGTTTTTTAACCTcttaaaccaaaagaaaaagcaaagaccTAATCTGGAATTTTCTTCGGGAAGGGAAAACGCAACGGATCAATGTTTTCTGGCGACATTGATTGAGTTCTGCATTTCTAAACTCTTATGATAGCCTCTGATATTCACTCGACTACACTGCTGCAGTGCGGACAATGCCCAGCAAGAAGCAGCATAATTAGATCAAAGAATCTAGCCAGTAATAAGCATAAGAACGAAAGAATCAATTCGTGTCGTCAAAATATTACATCTGTGTGAGATCTCTATGCTCTAACATTACATCGTGGCAAGAAGAATGAAAGGTCAGATACAAAAGGACGGggtcccccaaaaaaaaaaaaaaaagattcacaaaaaaagaattggTTCTCTGTATGGTGTCTCTCTGTTTTACAAAGGCAGGCAAACAATCTATGTAAACTCGACTGTACTTTTGGTCACCTTGAAGGTGAAGATGACCTCTCCCATGGCAGCATCGCACTGGTTGCGGGATGAGCAAAGCTAGCCAAAACAAAGTCTCTCAACCCTGTGTCCCAAACCTCACAGAACTGCAATCTCCAGTCGGGAGGCTCGATGGCCTCGGTCCCCAGCCCCGGTGCCCTGTCCTTAGAGCCCTTGTTCTGATCCTCCTGCCAATCCGCGACATACGTGGCGACCCTCCGGAAGAACTTGGTCCTAAACGTCTCCCAAACCTGGTACTTGTAGTGGTTGATCACCGCGCTGCTCTCCGGCACGTTCAAGTACCTGAACCCTTCCTTCAACCTGAAATGGTGCACTTCGTTGAGGAGGGTCGGGTCGAGCGCGTCGGGCCGCACGATAGACTTGTGCCGCTCCGGGTGCTGCAGCCTGCAGGTGTACCCGACCATCACTCCGCGTGGGGGCGGTGAGGTCAACCCCGACGGCCCGAAGCTATGGCAAACCGTCCTTATCTCCGCGATTATCGAGGACGAGCTCGAGAAGTTGGCCACCATAGTCCTCAGCGTGTCCTTGCCCGGGATGCCGAGGCCCCTGCGGGGATTGCTCGGGAACGGGAAGTAGAAGAACTCGTCGACGTCGAAGAATCCCACCCAATTGCACTCCTCCCTCGCCCTCAGCACGCAATGCGAGAACCCGGCTTCTTGGGTCTTTATCCACGGCCAGCTCTGCCTGCTCACATTGTAGTTCTGAGAGTCAAGCTCTTCGATCACTTCCTTGATGGCGTCGTCGCTGTTGTTGTCGTAGATGAACCAGCGCTCGATGCCGAGCCAGGCGTGGTACATTATCCACTCCCGCAACGATGCCGCCTGGTTCCAGACCATGGTACAAGCGCAGAGCTCGTGCttcttcatcgtcttcttcctccccgcTTCCTCACCATTCCCGTTGGAACTGTAAATCCTGGCCACGGAAGGCATGGGGACGTGAACCGAGGACCTGCCGCGCGTGTGCAAGTTGGAGGGCAACCCGATCGTGACCCGAACCCCCTGCGCTTTGATCGGGTTGCTCCGAATGCTCTGCGGCAGCGGGCACCTGATCACCTCCTGCGCCGCCGAGACCGCCTTCGTCGTCAGCACGAAAGTCTCGTCCTTGTCCCGGCTTCCCCGCCCGAAGTGGCAGCTGAATTGCGCCGGGTTGGATCTCCTGTGCGGCCTCAGATTCAGCCCCTTCACGAACACCACCGCAGTCTCTCCGTCCAGCTCGGCCTCATACACCACCCTGTCCCACGCCCGCACTGCCGCCGCCGTCCGATTGGACCGCGCACGCTTCCCGCCGTCCGCCGGACCGCCGCCGCGCCTGCGCAAATCCACCCCGGCAGCCGAGAAATTCGCCGGCGGTAGCGGGCACCTGACGATGGACCTATGCTCACTGTAGACATCGACGGACATCGCAGCCTC
The nucleotide sequence above comes from Eucalyptus grandis isolate ANBG69807.140 chromosome 2, ASM1654582v1, whole genome shotgun sequence. Encoded proteins:
- the LOC104433578 gene encoding glycosyltransferase family 92 protein RCOM_0530710, which translates into the protein MVESEQRRKRKLRASSAKTLYHSAAQLFSLRSLVLCLSFFVFLLFLSSDRSLSAVSTASFRPVLSASTTLSLLSSSASHSVLDTLHRRRPLSSAPRVEGRVLFPDHVLLLVSGGVGRRGEDLECVYRALASNGSDRRAEAAMSVDVYSEHRSIVRCPLPPANFSAAGVDLRRRGGGPADGGKRARSNRTAAAVRAWDRVVYEAELDGETAVVFVKGLNLRPHRRSNPAQFSCHFGRGSRDKDETFVLTTKAVSAAQEVIRCPLPQSIRSNPIKAQGVRVTIGLPSNLHTRGRSSVHVPMPSVARIYSSNGNGEEAGRKKTMKKHELCACTMVWNQAASLREWIMYHAWLGIERWFIYDNNSDDAIKEVIEELDSQNYNVSRQSWPWIKTQEAGFSHCVLRAREECNWVGFFDVDEFFYFPFPSNPRRGLGIPGKDTLRTMVANFSSSSSIIAEIRTVCHSFGPSGLTSPPPRGVMVGYTCRLQHPERHKSIVRPDALDPTLLNEVHHFRLKEGFRYLNVPESSAVINHYKYQVWETFRTKFFRRVATYVADWQEDQNKGSKDRAPGLGTEAIEPPDWRLQFCEVWDTGLRDFVLASFAHPATSAMLPWERSSSPSR